A part of Caretta caretta isolate rCarCar2 chromosome 1, rCarCar1.hap1, whole genome shotgun sequence genomic DNA contains:
- the LRRC10 gene encoding leucine-rich repeat-containing protein 10 → MVAVILNADSFSMGNTLRAILAFIPSDDCQKYLLGDLEEMPIDRTVDLSSRQLRRFPLHVCSFRELVKLYLSDNNLHQLPPELEQLQNLQILALDFNNFKALPLVVCTLKQLCILYLGNNKLCDLPQELSLLQNLKTLWLESNCLSYLPEVVCELSLLKTLHAGSNALYTLPAGLRCLQELRTIWLSGNLLADFPPVLLHMPFLEVIDVDRNAIRSFPSLAHLPGLKLVIYDHNPCRNAPKVAKGVRRVGRWAEETPEPRKRSELGREEETDDKELPLPPDKQPQPC, encoded by the coding sequence ATGGTAGCAGTGATTTTAAATGCAGACAGTTTCAGTATGGGCAACACGCTGAGAGCAATCCTTGCCTTCATCCCTTCTGACGACTGTCAGAAATACCTCCTGGGAGACCTTGAAGAGATGCCAATTGACAGAACGGTGGATCTGAGCAGCAGGCAGCTGAGGAGATTTCCCTTGCATGTTTGTTCCTTCAGGGAGCTCGTCAAGCTGTACCTGAGCGACAATAACCTGCATCAGCTGCCCCCAGAGCTAGAACAGCTGCAGAACCTCCAGATCTTGGCGTTAGACTTCaacaacttcaaagcgctgccccTGGTGGTGTGCACCCTGAAGCAGCTGTGCATCCTCTACCTGGGCAACAACAAGCTCTGCgacctgccccaggagctcagccTCCTGCAGAATCTCAAAACCTTGTGGCTCGAGTCCAACTGCCTGAGCTACCTGCCCGAGGTGGTGTGTGAGCTGAGCCTCCTCAAGACCCTGCACGCCGGCTCCAACGCGCTGTACACGCTGCCCGCTGGGCTGCGGTGCCTGCAGGAGCTGCGCACCATCTGGCTCTCCGGCAACCTGCTGGCTGACTTCCCCCCGGTGCTGCTGCACATGCCCTTCCTGGAGGTGATCGACGTGGATCGCAACGCCATCAggtccttccccagcctggctcaCCTCCCCGGCCTCAAGCTGGTGATCTACGACCACAACCCCTGCAGGAATGCACCCAAGGTGGCCAAGGGGGTGCGCAGAGTGGGGAGGTGGGCGGAGGAGACCCCCGAGCCCAGGAAGCGCTCCgagctgggcagggaggaggagaccgATGACAAGGAACTGCCACTTCCCCCCGAcaagcagccccagccctgctaa